Within the Chlorocebus sabaeus isolate Y175 chromosome 7, mChlSab1.0.hap1, whole genome shotgun sequence genome, the region aagtaagcatCCGGTGTCATTACTCAACTGTGAAAACCACTTACTTGTAAACAATCGAAGATGATTGACCAATAACCCTGATAACTGTCCAAAAGGTAGCCAGTCTAAGTGTTAAGAGCACTTATCCCTCTAGGCTTTAACAAGTTAATGGTGTAAAATGACAAGGGTTGCAATACAGCAGTATCAGCACTTTCACTAACAATACTCTTTTACCTCACACACAGTGCCATAGTCCCTGCTGTaccttcatattttatatatatatacataaaacaatttatttgaccctctgctttaaaaaaaaaaaaaaaaaaagactacacagTAACTACAAGTCTGTCTGCAGGAATATACTAGTGCTACAAACACCGGTTTCATTCAAAAGGAAGGTTTGATTACTTTGTGTTTAAGTGTAAAATTTTCATTAGGCCTTTTCAAAACATAGCTGACAACCGTTAATTAATACAAGATTAACTAAATTTCCCAAGTTTTCTACAGTTATTCCCTAGACCTAGTCTTAATCACAGCTTTAAAAAAGTAAGATGACAATGTACCTTTTCATATTTCTCCTTTAGCTTAGCTGCTTTCTGTTCATATGGTTGTTTATCTTTGGCTGACTGCTCGGACCACATTTCACCCAATTTCTTTGCAGTATCCCCAATGGATAGGCCCGGGTGTTCACTTTTGATCTTTGGGCGATGTTCAGAGCAAAACAGGAAAAAGGCAGATCTGAAAGGAAGCAACAGAGCTTAATAAACTGAAGGAAAAATCCACGGGGcaatttggtttattttaaacTTACGGCGGCCTTTTAGGAGCATTGGgatcctttttcttccctttcttatcACCTTTGGGAGGAACGTAATTTTTCATCTCCCTATCATAGCGAGCTTTGTCACTTTTTGCCATATCTTCAAACTTCGACTTCTCCTTTGCAGACATGGTCTGTGGACATAAAAATAAGCGCCAAGAATACAGCAAAATTGTTATCTATAAACATCCAAAGACGAGAAGATCATCTTTAAGGAGCACATTTTCCTAGCCTTTTGCTTTCGAAGTCTTATGTAAGTAAAAACCTAAAATCGTCTGCCTCAAACTCTTAAGATATTCAGGTGAGTCATCGGGGGTGGCAAAGTTGAAGCTCTTGGGTTGCCTACTACCTACCTGCCTAAGGCCCTCCTGGCCGAAAACCACACCTGCACCCCCTCTCCCGCCTCACCTTCCATCTCTCCGAACACTTCTTGGAGAATTCCGCGAAATTGACGGAAGAGTCCGGGTGTTTCTTCTTGTGCTCTTCCCGGCAGGTCTGCACGAAGAAGGCGTACGAGGACATTTTGCCCCGCGGCTTGTTGGGGTCTCCTTTACCCATGGTGACAGATCGGCGTCCACCTGACGGGGCGGAGGGGGCAGAGGGGAAGCCGGCGGGTCGGTGCGGAGCCCGCAGCTGCCAGGGCGGGCGCTGGCGGGGCTCCGCTTCCCGCCCAAATCCGCTCCCGCCCTGCCCGCGCCCCCCTCCTCCCGAGGGCGgccgcccgcgcccccgccccggcgcacaccctcctcctcctcctcctcctcccggcCCGAGCGGCCGCGGCTGACTCCTCACGCTCGCCCAGCAAGTGGCTCCCGGGGCCCGAGACGCCGCCTCCCGCCCTTCAACGAGTCCGGCGACTCCGCAAGcgccctcaagacgcctttcctGACAGAAATGTCCCCCGGCTTTCACGTCGCGAGCCTCACTCAATCGCTAATCACCTCGTGACCGACACTGAAAACTCCCAGAACCGGGCCCGGGCGGGGGCAGTTTCCGCCTCTTCCGACTGCCCGCCGGCCCTCTACAGCCCCGGCCCTCTCCGGCCCGCACCCCAAATGCCGCTCGCCGGG harbors:
- the HMGB2 gene encoding high mobility group protein B2 — protein: MGKGDPNKPRGKMSSYAFFVQTCREEHKKKHPDSSVNFAEFSKKCSERWKTMSAKEKSKFEDMAKSDKARYDREMKNYVPPKGDKKGKKKDPNAPKRPPSAFFLFCSEHRPKIKSEHPGLSIGDTAKKLGEMWSEQSAKDKQPYEQKAAKLKEKYEKDIAAYRAKGKSEAGKKGPGRPTGSKKKNEPEDEEEEEEEEDEDEEEEDEDEE